Proteins from a single region of Ziziphus jujuba cultivar Dongzao chromosome 1, ASM3175591v1:
- the LOC107406425 gene encoding protein HEADING DATE REPRESSOR 1: protein MEKQNTNRRKVDGALGGFSPVTSTRIDWKSRKRSASGRNIDKVTEETGNEMLSSEEKSPAEEKMLDPNAELPVLSERRKALFEPLEPINGQRLSAESLLPPPDFDSASYPRGWLIGKKRKLVNVDVVESMRRIAVQEMNRKDREINGLNEQLEEDSRCLEHLQLQLLQERSKRAEVERENAMLHEQINMLMSMLQENDEAGDEGPDQP from the exons ATGGAAAAACAGAACACCAATAGGAGAAAAGTTGATGGGGCTTTAGGAGGTTTCTCTCCGGTGACTTCCACTCGGATTGATTGGAAATCTCGCAAGAGATCAG CTAGCGGGAGAAATATAGACAAGGTAACAGAAGAAACTGGTAATGAAATGCTCAGCTCAGAGGAGAAATCTCCAGCCGAGGAGAAGATGCTGGACCCAAATGCAGAACTTCCTGTTCTTTCTGAGCGTCGGAAAGCTCTCTTTGAACCATTGGAACCTATTAATGGTCAGCGACTATCAGCCGAATCCTTACTCCCTCCACCTGACTTCGACTCTGCCAGCTATCCCCGTGGATGGCTAATTGGTAAGAAGCGAAAGCTAGTTAATGTTGATGTTGTTGAGAGTATGCGAAGGATTGCCGTACAGGAAATGAACAGAAAG GATAGAGAAATCAATGGGCTAAATGAGCAACTGGAAGAGGATTCGCGGTGCCTTGAACACCTACAACTCCAGCTTCTGCAAGAGCGGAGCAAACGAGCGGAGGTGGAGAGGGAAAATGCGATGCTGCATGAGCAGATCAATATGCTTATGAGCATGTTGCAAGAAAACGATGAAGCGGGGGACGAAGGCCCAGATCAACCATAG
- the LOC107406408 gene encoding uncharacterized protein LOC107406408 isoform X2, with translation MVQLMSLGMVGSEAKDNKTMAVKLEVEESPEIKLGPLQKRPKLDSFSQLSSDATAVLPTEYNPLDEPSPLGLRLKKSPSLLDLIQMKLSRGNAAKLDTLGKKSHKGSGNTSAMDKLKASNFPASILQIGSWEYKSKHEGDLVAKCYFAKHKLVWEVLDGSLKNKIEIQWSDIVALNATYPDDAPGTLNVVLARQPLFFRETNPQPRKHTLWQATSDFTGGQASIHRRHFLQCPQGLLGKHFEKLVQCDPRINFLSQQPEIVLDSPYFESRVTTINDPNEFSHGFHKKGEDGSVFLGLQDAISPLAAQSSSKNEQELSGRAPENYSQDIPSPSSVMDAHAIEEIKSFEAVNSKLLSNWDQIKVPGLHPSVSMSDLVNHIGNCISEKMTSGNSLFDGKQQQQRKDMLEEIAQYLFNDSQNAMASDEKSLMSRVNSLCCLLQKDPSVAQNLQGKNDDSLGGNGTGETSKSNFNYASGSKATPGFPSSMRESNDVSADCKQAQAMSRKDSFGELLLTLPRIASLPQFFFNLAQDSDNQAR, from the exons ATGGTTCAGTTGATGAGTTTGGGGATGGTCGGGTCGGAGGCCAAGGATAACAAAACGATGGCGGTCAAGTTGGAGGTCGAGGAATCGCCGGAGATTAAACTCGGACCCCTTCAAAAGCGACCCAAGCTTGACTCTTTTTCTCAG TTGAGTTCTGATGCTACGGCAGTCCTGCCAACAGAGTATAATCCACTTGATGAGCCAAGCCCGCTAGGCTTGCGTCTCAAAAAGAGTCCATCCCTTTTGGACTTGATCCAAATGAAGCTCTCTCGAGGGAATGCAGCGAAATTGGATACTCTAGGCAAGAAAAGTCACAAGGGAAGTGGTAATACAAGTGCTATGGACAAGCTTAAGGCTTCGAATTTCCCAGCCTCAATTCTACAGATAGGGAGTTGGGAG TATAAGTCAAAGCATGAAGGAGATTTAGTGGCAAAATGTTACTTTGCAAAGCATAAACTTGTATGGGAAGTTCTTGATGGTAGTCTTAAGAACAAGATAGAAATTCAGTGGTCAGACATTGTGGCACTCAACGCAACCTATCCAGATGATGCTCCGGGGACTTTGAATGTTGTG TTGGCTAGACAGCCCCTTTTCTTTAGGGAAACCAATCCACAACCCAGAAAACACACCTTATGGCAGGCAACATCGGATTTTACTGGAGGACAAGCTAGTATACACAG GCGACATTTTCTGCAGTGTCCGCAAGGCTTATTGGGGAAGCATTTTGAAAAACTTGTTCAATGTGATCCTCGTATCAACTTTTTGAGTCAACAGCCAGAAATTGTGTTAGATTCACCATATTTTGAATCCAGAGTTACGACAATCAATGACCCAAATGAGTTTAGCCATGGATTTCATAAGAAAGGAGAAGATGGATCTGTTTTTCTTGGTTTGCAGGATGCTATATCACCATTGGCTGCTCAGTCATCCTCAAAGAATGAACAAGAGTTGTCTGGTAGAGCTCCTGAAAATTATTCCCAGGATATTCCTTCGCCTAGCTCAG TTATGGATGCCCATGCGATTGAAGAAATCAAGAGCTTTGAAGCCGTGAACTCAAAGTTGCTCAGCAATTGGGATCAAATCAAAGTGCCTGGACTTCATCCCTCAGTGTCAATGAGTGATCTAGTGAACCACATTGGAAATTGCATTTCTGAAAAGATGACATCTGGCAATTCCCTGTTTGACGgaaagcagcagcagcagcgtAAAGACATGCTGGAGGAGATTGCTCAGTACTTGTTTAATGACTCTCAGAATGCAATGGCCTCAGACGAGAAGTCCCTCATGTCAAGAGTCAATTCCCTTTGTTGCTTGCTGCAGAAAGATCCTTCCGTGGCACAAAACTTGCAAGGAAAAAACGATGACAGTTTAGGTGGAAATGGCACTGGAGAAACGAGCAAAAGTAATTTCAATTATGCATCAGGAAGCAAGGCTACACCGGGCTTTCCTTCGTCAATGAGGGAATCCAATGATGTTTCTGCTGATTGCAAGCAGGCTCAGGCCATGTCAAGGAAGGACTCATTTGGAGAGCTCCTTCTGACTCTTCCTAGGATAGCATCTCTACCACAGTTCTTCTTCAACTTGGCCCAAGATTCTGATAATCAAGCAAGATAG
- the LOC107406408 gene encoding uncharacterized protein LOC107406408 isoform X1, translated as MVQLMSLGMVGSEAKDNKTMAVKLEVEESPEIKLGPLQKRPKLDSFSQQLSSDATAVLPTEYNPLDEPSPLGLRLKKSPSLLDLIQMKLSRGNAAKLDTLGKKSHKGSGNTSAMDKLKASNFPASILQIGSWEYKSKHEGDLVAKCYFAKHKLVWEVLDGSLKNKIEIQWSDIVALNATYPDDAPGTLNVVLARQPLFFRETNPQPRKHTLWQATSDFTGGQASIHRRHFLQCPQGLLGKHFEKLVQCDPRINFLSQQPEIVLDSPYFESRVTTINDPNEFSHGFHKKGEDGSVFLGLQDAISPLAAQSSSKNEQELSGRAPENYSQDIPSPSSVMDAHAIEEIKSFEAVNSKLLSNWDQIKVPGLHPSVSMSDLVNHIGNCISEKMTSGNSLFDGKQQQQRKDMLEEIAQYLFNDSQNAMASDEKSLMSRVNSLCCLLQKDPSVAQNLQGKNDDSLGGNGTGETSKSNFNYASGSKATPGFPSSMRESNDVSADCKQAQAMSRKDSFGELLLTLPRIASLPQFFFNLAQDSDNQAR; from the exons ATGGTTCAGTTGATGAGTTTGGGGATGGTCGGGTCGGAGGCCAAGGATAACAAAACGATGGCGGTCAAGTTGGAGGTCGAGGAATCGCCGGAGATTAAACTCGGACCCCTTCAAAAGCGACCCAAGCTTGACTCTTTTTCTCAG CAGTTGAGTTCTGATGCTACGGCAGTCCTGCCAACAGAGTATAATCCACTTGATGAGCCAAGCCCGCTAGGCTTGCGTCTCAAAAAGAGTCCATCCCTTTTGGACTTGATCCAAATGAAGCTCTCTCGAGGGAATGCAGCGAAATTGGATACTCTAGGCAAGAAAAGTCACAAGGGAAGTGGTAATACAAGTGCTATGGACAAGCTTAAGGCTTCGAATTTCCCAGCCTCAATTCTACAGATAGGGAGTTGGGAG TATAAGTCAAAGCATGAAGGAGATTTAGTGGCAAAATGTTACTTTGCAAAGCATAAACTTGTATGGGAAGTTCTTGATGGTAGTCTTAAGAACAAGATAGAAATTCAGTGGTCAGACATTGTGGCACTCAACGCAACCTATCCAGATGATGCTCCGGGGACTTTGAATGTTGTG TTGGCTAGACAGCCCCTTTTCTTTAGGGAAACCAATCCACAACCCAGAAAACACACCTTATGGCAGGCAACATCGGATTTTACTGGAGGACAAGCTAGTATACACAG GCGACATTTTCTGCAGTGTCCGCAAGGCTTATTGGGGAAGCATTTTGAAAAACTTGTTCAATGTGATCCTCGTATCAACTTTTTGAGTCAACAGCCAGAAATTGTGTTAGATTCACCATATTTTGAATCCAGAGTTACGACAATCAATGACCCAAATGAGTTTAGCCATGGATTTCATAAGAAAGGAGAAGATGGATCTGTTTTTCTTGGTTTGCAGGATGCTATATCACCATTGGCTGCTCAGTCATCCTCAAAGAATGAACAAGAGTTGTCTGGTAGAGCTCCTGAAAATTATTCCCAGGATATTCCTTCGCCTAGCTCAG TTATGGATGCCCATGCGATTGAAGAAATCAAGAGCTTTGAAGCCGTGAACTCAAAGTTGCTCAGCAATTGGGATCAAATCAAAGTGCCTGGACTTCATCCCTCAGTGTCAATGAGTGATCTAGTGAACCACATTGGAAATTGCATTTCTGAAAAGATGACATCTGGCAATTCCCTGTTTGACGgaaagcagcagcagcagcgtAAAGACATGCTGGAGGAGATTGCTCAGTACTTGTTTAATGACTCTCAGAATGCAATGGCCTCAGACGAGAAGTCCCTCATGTCAAGAGTCAATTCCCTTTGTTGCTTGCTGCAGAAAGATCCTTCCGTGGCACAAAACTTGCAAGGAAAAAACGATGACAGTTTAGGTGGAAATGGCACTGGAGAAACGAGCAAAAGTAATTTCAATTATGCATCAGGAAGCAAGGCTACACCGGGCTTTCCTTCGTCAATGAGGGAATCCAATGATGTTTCTGCTGATTGCAAGCAGGCTCAGGCCATGTCAAGGAAGGACTCATTTGGAGAGCTCCTTCTGACTCTTCCTAGGATAGCATCTCTACCACAGTTCTTCTTCAACTTGGCCCAAGATTCTGATAATCAAGCAAGATAG
- the LOC107435077 gene encoding aspartyl protease family protein At5g10770 has protein sequence MVDAKPVLLLVFSLFLLCLLSITNGVQCFSEKKVVLSLKEFQWKQNGEAPSCLSQKSRRLKGTTILEMTHRDYCSGKKIKDWNKKLQTRLILDDVHVRSLQSQLRNRVHLAADESKVEIPLTSGVKLQTLNYIVTVELGGKNMSVIVDTGSDLTWIQCKPCRLCYNQQEPLFNPSSSPSYQSVPCNSSSCQSLGFATGNSGDCGGNPPTCIYAVSYGDGSYTRGDLGRETLNLGASSPTVKDFVFGCGRDNKGLFGGASGLMGLAKSDLSVVSQTSSIYGGIFSYCLPSTETGSSGSLVMGGDSSAYKNLTPISYTKLVSNPELPTFYFLNLTGISVGGMALESSSSSVSANKGGILIDSGTVITRLAPSIYKAFKAEFVKQFSGYPTAPGFSILDTCFNLSGYQEVNIPTVTMHFDGNAELNVDVTGIFYMVKTDASQVCLAVASLSFENEFGIIGNYQQKNQRVIYDIKDSKLGFAGEPCNFE, from the exons ATGGTGGATGCAAAACCTGTTTTGTTGTTGGTTTTCTCCTTGTTTCTTCTTTGCCTCCTCAGTATAACAAATGGGGTTCAGTGTTTCTCGGAGAAGAAGGTGGTCCTTAGCCTCAAAGAATTTCAATGGAAGCAAAATGGTGAAGCCCCAAGTTGCCTCTCCCAGAAATCAA gaagGTTAAAAGGTACAACCATATTAGAAATGACTCATAGAGATTACTGTTCCGGGAAGAAGATTAAAGACTGGAACAAGAAACTTCAAACACGATTAATTCTGGATGATGTACATGTTCGGTCACTGCAATCCCAATTGAGGAACAGGGTTCATTTAGCTGCTGATGAATCCAAAGTCGAAATCCCATTAACTTCCGGAGTTAAACTCCAAACTCTAAACTACATTGTGACAGTGGAACTGGGTGGTAAGAACATGTCGGTTATTGTAGATACTGGCAGTGATTTGACATGGATTCAATGCAAACCATGCAGATTATGTTACAATCAACAAGAGCCTCTATTCAACCcctcttcttctccttcataCCAATCGGTTCCTTGTAATTCTTCAAGCTGTCAATCCCTGGGGTTTGCCACTGGTAATTCTGGTGATTGTGGTGGAAATCCTCCGACCTGTATCTATGCTGTTAGCTATGGGGATGGCTCTTATACTCGTGGTGATCTTGGCCGAGAGACTCTCAATCTTGGAGCTTCTTCACCTACGGTGAAGGATTTTGTATTTGGATGTGGCAGGGATAATAAAGGTCTGTTTGGTGGAGCTTCAGGTTTAATGGGTTTGGCCAAAAGTGACCTCTCGGTGGTTTCTCAAACTTCCTCTATATATGGAGGAATTTTCTCATATTGTTTGCCTTCAACTGAGACAGGGTCATCTGGTTCTTTAGTCATGGGTGGTGATTCTTCAGCTTATAAGAATTTGACGCCAATTTCTTACACTAAATTGGTTTCAAACCCAGAACTACCAACTTTCTATTTTCTCAATCTAACTGGAATTAGTGTTGGTGGGATGGCTTTAGAATCTTCAAGTAGTAGTGTTTCAGCAAATAAAGGTGGAATTTTGATTGATTCTGGGACTGTTATTACAAGGCTAGCTCCATCCATTTACAAGGCTTTCAAGGCAGAGTTTGTGAAACAGTTCTCTGGGTATCCTACAGCACCTGGGTTTTCAATATTGGACACGTGTTTCAATCTCAGTGGATACCAAGAAGTGAATATTCCTACAGTGACTATGCACTTTGATGGAAACGCTGAGCTAAATGTTGATGTAACTGGGATTTTTTACATGGTAAAAACTGATGCTTCTCAAGTTTGTTTGGCTGTGGCAAGtctttcttttgaaaatgaGTTTGGTATTATTGGGAATTATCAGCAGAAGAACCAAAGGGTTATCTATGATATTAAAGATTCTAAGCTGGGATTTGCAGGAGAACCTTGCAATTTCGAATAA